The following are encoded in a window of Mycobacteroides chelonae CCUG 47445 genomic DNA:
- the sigC gene encoding RNA polymerase sigma factor SigC, whose translation MATGTDDDQLLELALSAGRGDQSALESLVKATQADVWRFVAYLADTGVADDLTQETYLRALGALPRFAGRSTVRTWLLSIARRVVADHIRHLKSRPRIAHGADLEEASLRRPTHRFEELVELKALLAALDDDRREALVLTQVVGLSYAETADVCGCAIGTIRSRVARARDELIGWAEPDDMTG comes from the coding sequence GTGGCCACCGGCACCGACGACGATCAGCTGCTTGAACTTGCGCTGTCCGCCGGTCGTGGCGACCAATCCGCACTCGAATCTCTGGTCAAAGCGACCCAGGCCGATGTATGGCGATTTGTCGCCTACCTGGCCGATACCGGTGTCGCGGACGATCTCACTCAGGAGACCTACCTGAGGGCACTCGGCGCACTCCCGCGCTTCGCCGGACGCTCGACAGTGCGCACCTGGCTGCTGTCGATTGCGCGCCGGGTGGTCGCCGACCATATTCGCCACCTGAAGTCGCGGCCGCGAATTGCGCATGGAGCCGATCTGGAAGAGGCCTCGCTGCGCCGCCCGACGCACCGGTTCGAGGAGTTGGTGGAGCTCAAGGCACTTCTCGCCGCGCTCGACGATGACCGACGTGAGGCATTGGTGCTGACTCAGGTTGTCGGTCTGTCCTATGCCGAAACCGCCGACGTGTGCGGCTGTGCGATCGGCACCATCCGCTCTCGTGTGGCCCGTGCCCGAGACGAGCTGATCGGCTGGGCAGAGCCCGACGATATGACGGGCTAA